A genomic region of Spea bombifrons isolate aSpeBom1 chromosome 9, aSpeBom1.2.pri, whole genome shotgun sequence contains the following coding sequences:
- the MCL1 gene encoding induced myeloid leukemia cell differentiation protein Mcl-1 — MSQPLMSLNRNVPIQLYFTGGALTSSGKNTGVLASPAAHPSFPAGLAAPMPMLPVVPRLPPLEKKRERCEEDEEGGAEVSPRPLLNGFGYKAGGSLPSSQEELEESDVEMEASSRGSTSPPDSPTCPKDNLYRDTQQLLVDYFREYAGAKKSSLVLASAGLRKAMDTLRRVGGDIIDKHQIAFQGMLTRISINSSQDVRKLSHVPNLVFNDGITNWGRIVTVISFGAFVAKHLKSMHLEDSIITLAESFTEFLMTSKREWIVQHKGWDGFVEFFHVEDYESGIRTVLMAFAGVAGLGASLAYMIR; from the exons ATGAGCCAGCCGTTAATGTCGTTGAACCGTAACGTGCCCATCCAGCTGTACTTCACGGGGGGCGCTCTCACCTCCTCAGGGAAGAACACGGGAGTCCTGGCTAGCCCTGCCGCGCACCCTTCATTTCCGGCCGGCCTCGCGGCCCCCATGCCAATGCTTCCGGTGGTTCCGAGGCTGCCTCCGCTGGAGAAAAAACGCGAACGGTGTGAGGAGGACGAGGAAGGGGGAGCCGAGGTGTCACCCAGGCCGCTTCTCAACGGCTTTGGATACAAAGCGGGCGGCTCGTTACCGTCCTCCCAGGAAGAGCTAGAGGAAAGCGACGTGGAGATGGAAGCCTCGTCCAGGGGGTCTACCTCCCCTCCGGACAGCCCCACCTGTCCTAAGGATAATCTGTACAGGGACACCCAGCAGCTGCTTGTGGACTATTTTAGGGAATACGCCGGGGCGAAAAAGAGCTCCTTGGTGCTGGCCTCGGCCGGACTCAGGAAAGCCATGGACACTCTGAGGAGGGTTGGCGGGGACATCATAGACAAGCACCAGATAGCCTTCCAGG GAATGCTGACCAGGATTTCAATCAATAGCTCTCAAGATGTAAGGAAACTTTCCCATGTCCCTAACTTGGTCTTCAACGATGGAATAACCAATTGGGGCAGAATTGTCACCGTGATAAGCTTTGGTGCTTTTGTCGCCAAGCATTTGAAGAGCATGCATCTCGAGGACAGCATTATCACGCTAGCCGAAAGCTTTACGGAATTCCTTATGACAAGCAAGAGAGAGTGGATCGTTCAACACAAAGGCTGG gaCGGCTTTGTGGAATTCTTCCACGTGGAAGACTACGAAAGTGGAATCAGAACAGTTCTGATGGCGTTTGCTGGCGTTGCAGGACTTGGGGCAAGCCTGGCATACATGATCCGGTga